One Clostridium sp. CM027 genomic window carries:
- a CDS encoding complex I subunit 5 family protein has protein sequence MKSTTYLLFILLFPLISSLIGYIIGMKNEKYRDIFNIVMTAIVFVVTTILYKYVVVQPIELSIPYIMGTGLHLKLDMFRYVFVWLTAMIWFLTTIYSTQYLKNPKNRNRYYLFFMLTLASTIGIFISENFLNLFTFFEIMSFTSYALIINDEDDYSHDAGNTYIIMAVTGGLILLMGLFLLYNYTQTLDISELRACVSKLGDVKYLIVTLIIIGFGVKAGMVPLHIWLPKAYPAAPTPATIVLSAVLAKTGIFGIILTIEVIMSGDFMISIIILVIGLLNMFIGGFLAMMQRNIKRILAYSSMSQIGYILVGIGLIGVLKEHRTIAIYGTMYHVINHGIFKALLFMGTGTIYLVLNEVSINKIGGFGINKHALKIMFFIGVLSVIGMPGFNGFTSKTMLHEALIEAEHMYGGVFFKTCEIVFIISSSFTVAYLLKIFVAVFIEKSNQNIEKVKAKITKMTLLPMVIFSLMSIYIGLNPSVILHVLDKALKPFGNAEPIAVDFYTLNNIKSSFIIILIGIVIYMGFIRKVLKKGEGTNWYYVNPTLNWISLEKHIYKPLGKGIIFISCFIFHIIDRLVVNSVTFIGRSIDSINKREIDYGKAIIRRMRSVFINLFNTQDINNCKIEMAEEKSEIINVKSKIEEIGYNMNSLTYSLFIFGILLVVCLLFLMS, from the coding sequence TTGAAATCCACTACGTATTTACTGTTTATTCTGCTGTTCCCACTTATTAGTTCTTTAATAGGCTACATTATAGGCATGAAAAATGAAAAATATAGAGATATCTTTAATATTGTAATGACTGCCATTGTATTTGTGGTTACTACTATATTATATAAATATGTTGTAGTACAGCCAATAGAGCTATCTATACCTTATATTATGGGTACAGGCCTTCATTTAAAATTGGATATGTTTAGGTATGTTTTTGTCTGGCTTACAGCTATGATATGGTTTTTAACTACAATATATTCAACACAGTATTTAAAAAATCCTAAAAATAGGAATAGATATTATCTGTTTTTTATGTTAACTCTAGCGAGTACTATTGGAATTTTCATATCAGAAAACTTCTTAAATTTGTTTACTTTCTTCGAAATTATGTCGTTTACATCATATGCTTTAATAATTAACGATGAAGATGATTATTCGCATGATGCAGGAAATACTTACATTATAATGGCAGTAACTGGTGGTCTTATTTTGCTTATGGGATTATTTTTGCTGTATAATTATACTCAAACATTAGATATTAGTGAACTTAGAGCTTGCGTAAGCAAGTTAGGTGATGTAAAGTATCTTATCGTAACTCTAATTATTATAGGGTTTGGTGTAAAAGCAGGAATGGTACCATTACACATATGGTTACCGAAGGCATATCCTGCAGCGCCAACGCCTGCAACTATTGTTTTATCTGCAGTTTTAGCGAAGACCGGTATATTTGGAATTATATTAACTATTGAAGTAATTATGAGTGGAGATTTTATGATTTCAATTATTATTCTAGTGATAGGTCTTCTAAATATGTTCATTGGTGGTTTTCTAGCCATGATGCAGAGAAACATAAAAAGAATTCTTGCATATAGTAGCATGAGTCAAATTGGCTATATTCTTGTTGGAATAGGATTAATAGGGGTTTTGAAAGAGCATAGAACTATAGCTATTTATGGTACAATGTATCATGTTATAAATCATGGAATTTTTAAAGCCTTATTATTTATGGGCACAGGAACCATATATTTGGTGCTAAATGAGGTTAGCATAAATAAAATTGGTGGCTTTGGAATTAATAAACATGCATTAAAGATAATGTTTTTTATAGGCGTTCTATCGGTAATAGGGATGCCTGGTTTTAATGGATTCACTAGTAAAACAATGCTGCATGAGGCACTTATCGAAGCGGAGCATATGTATGGGGGGGTGTTTTTTAAAACATGTGAAATTGTGTTTATAATAAGTAGTAGCTTTACTGTAGCCTATTTACTGAAAATATTTGTAGCTGTATTTATAGAAAAAAGCAATCAAAATATTGAAAAGGTAAAGGCAAAGATAACTAAAATGACACTTTTACCAATGGTTATATTTAGTTTAATGAGTATTTATATTGGACTTAATCCAAGTGTAATCTTACATGTGCTAGATAAAGCTTTAAAGCCATTTGGAAATGCTGAGCCAATAGCCGTGGATTTCTACACTTTAAATAATATTAAAAGCTCCTTTATAATAATATTAATTGGTATCGTAATTTATATGGGATTTATAAGAAAAGTGTTAAAAAAAGGGGAAGGTACTAATTGGTATTATGTGAACCCAACTTTAAATTGGATAAGTTTAGAAAAACATATATATAAGCCTCTAGGAAAAGGTATTATTTTTATTAGTTGCTTTATTTTTCATATAATTGATCGCTTAGTAGTTAACAGTGTTACTTTTATAGGGAGAAGTATTGATTCAATTAATAAAAGGGAAATCGATTATGGAAAAGCTATTATAAGAAGGATGAGAAGCGTATTCATCAATTTATTTAATACTCAAGATATTAATAATTGCAAAATTGAGATGGCAGAGGAAAAGTCAGAAATTATAAATGTAAAATCAAAAATAGAAGAAATAGGGTATAACATGAATAGTTTAACTTACTCACTATTTATATTTGGTATATTACTCGTAGTGTGTTTGTTATTTTTAATGTCCTAA
- a CDS encoding iron-containing alcohol dehydrogenase family protein has product MNFTNYYMPTKILLDEDVVLKNSNLFCNYGEKALIVTGKTSSITNGSLKDVTNALKKEGIKYDVFNNVEENPSLETVEAIAKLGILQKSNFIIGIGGGSPIDAAKAAGVLINNPNDTICNLFESPNLKSIPIIAVPTTAGTGTETTPYSIVTDNELQTKHGICQRIFPEYALLDVKYLMFLPEKITINTSVDALSHLIEGYLSTNASILSDALAEKGLKLFGECLNMIKEKDFTYTIRKKLMVASTLAGMVIAQSGTSLPHGMGYALTYFHNIPHGKANGILLKSYLEFCDDKSKVKKILYLLTLENLDELGYFLNSMLGDVNSVTYEDVCSYSDKMALNNNKLKNHPTPVKREDILNIYKNSFKL; this is encoded by the coding sequence ATGAACTTTACTAATTACTACATGCCAACAAAAATATTACTAGATGAAGACGTAGTACTAAAAAATAGCAATTTATTTTGTAATTATGGAGAAAAAGCTTTAATTGTTACTGGTAAAACCTCTTCAATCACTAATGGTTCATTAAAAGATGTTACTAATGCGCTGAAAAAAGAGGGAATTAAATATGATGTTTTTAATAATGTAGAAGAAAATCCCTCTTTAGAAACTGTAGAAGCCATTGCAAAACTTGGAATATTACAAAAATCTAATTTCATTATTGGAATCGGAGGGGGATCTCCCATTGATGCCGCAAAGGCAGCCGGTGTGCTCATAAATAACCCAAATGATACAATATGTAATTTATTTGAAAGCCCAAATTTAAAATCTATACCTATAATTGCCGTGCCAACAACAGCTGGAACAGGAACTGAAACAACTCCTTATTCTATAGTTACAGATAATGAACTACAAACAAAGCATGGTATATGTCAAAGAATATTTCCTGAATATGCTCTGCTGGATGTAAAATATCTAATGTTTTTACCAGAAAAAATAACTATTAATACTTCAGTAGACGCTTTATCACATTTAATAGAAGGATATTTGTCAACAAACGCAAGTATATTAAGTGATGCTTTAGCAGAAAAGGGATTAAAATTATTTGGTGAATGTCTAAATATGATAAAAGAAAAGGATTTCACCTACACTATAAGAAAAAAACTAATGGTAGCTTCTACTTTAGCTGGTATGGTTATAGCGCAATCTGGAACATCTCTTCCACATGGAATGGGTTATGCTCTTACATATTTTCATAATATACCTCATGGGAAAGCAAATGGAATACTTTTAAAGTCATATTTAGAATTTTGCGATGATAAAAGTAAAGTTAAAAAGATTTTATATCTATTAACCCTAGAGAATTTAGATGAACTTGGCTATTTTCTAAACTCTATGCTTGGTGATGTAAATAGTGTAACTTATGAAGACGTATGTTCTTATAGTGACAAAATGGCCTTAAACAATAATAAGTTAAAAAATCATCCCACACCTGTAAAGCGAGAAGATATACTAAATATTTATAAGAATAGTTTCAAATTATAA
- a CDS encoding pseudouridine synthase — translation MEERLQKFMASCGVASRRKCEEIITAGRVKVNDLMVTELGHKVDPEKDRVHVDNKIINMEENKVYIALNKPEGIVSTVKDEKERKTILDLVKVKERIYPIGRLDYDTCGLIILTNDGDIYNKVIHPRQAINKVYLAILEGCPNEEEISKFCNGIDIEGYITAKADLQINKRVGFNCRVTITIHEGKNRQIRKMCDAIGHPVIALKRVSVGNILLGDMEKGSWRNLTEDEIKYLKNL, via the coding sequence GTGGAAGAACGATTGCAAAAATTCATGGCGAGCTGTGGTGTTGCTTCACGAAGAAAATGTGAGGAAATAATTACAGCAGGAAGGGTAAAAGTAAATGATTTAATGGTTACAGAACTTGGTCATAAAGTTGACCCTGAAAAAGATAGGGTACATGTGGATAATAAAATTATCAATATGGAAGAAAACAAAGTTTACATTGCACTAAATAAACCAGAAGGGATAGTATCTACTGTAAAGGACGAAAAAGAAAGAAAAACTATTCTAGATTTGGTGAAGGTAAAAGAAAGAATATATCCCATAGGACGGTTAGACTATGATACATGCGGTTTAATTATATTAACGAATGATGGAGATATCTATAATAAGGTTATTCACCCAAGACAAGCAATCAACAAAGTTTATTTAGCAATACTAGAAGGATGTCCAAATGAAGAAGAAATATCTAAGTTCTGTAATGGGATAGATATTGAAGGATACATTACAGCGAAAGCGGATCTTCAAATAAATAAGAGGGTTGGATTCAACTGCAGGGTTACAATTACTATACATGAAGGAAAAAATCGCCAAATCAGAAAAATGTGTGATGCAATAGGACATCCAGTTATTGCATTAAAAAGAGTTTCTGTGGGCAATATTTTATTAGGCGATATGGAAAAGGGTTCATGGAGAAACTTGACTGAAGATGAAATAAAATATTTGAAAAATCTATAA
- a CDS encoding MurR/RpiR family transcriptional regulator, which translates to MENSKQDLMRSIQIKFPRLSKGQKLIAEYILKHYDKAAFMTAAKLGTSVGVSESTVVRFANELDFTGYPKLQKALQELIKNKLTTVQRIELSNDFITQENALKGVLKADMENIRATLEKINYKTFEEIVNSLFKAERIYIIGLRSSSALAEFLGFYLNLILDNVKVVAYGVSDIFEQMLNVNEKDVVIGIGFPRYATRTVEALAFAKSRNANVVAITDGLLSPLAAKADYTLIAQSNMASFVDSLVAPLSVINALIIAVGLREKEKISRTFSNLETVWEEYQVYSYKDKD; encoded by the coding sequence ATGGAAAACAGCAAACAAGATTTAATGAGGTCTATTCAAATCAAGTTTCCACGGTTAAGCAAGGGGCAAAAATTAATAGCAGAATATATTTTAAAACACTATGATAAGGCAGCATTTATGACCGCAGCCAAATTAGGTACTAGTGTAGGAGTAAGTGAATCTACTGTTGTAAGATTTGCTAATGAGTTAGATTTCACTGGTTATCCAAAACTACAGAAAGCTCTTCAAGAATTAATTAAAAACAAACTAACTACCGTTCAAAGAATTGAGTTGTCTAACGACTTCATTACGCAAGAAAATGCATTAAAAGGTGTATTAAAAGCTGATATGGAAAATATTAGAGCTACTCTGGAGAAGATTAATTATAAAACTTTTGAGGAGATAGTAAATTCACTATTTAAGGCTGAAAGAATATACATAATCGGGCTTAGAAGTTCATCTGCATTAGCAGAATTTTTGGGTTTTTATTTAAATCTTATTTTAGATAATGTTAAGGTTGTAGCATATGGTGTCAGCGATATATTTGAGCAGATGCTTAATGTTAATGAAAAAGACGTAGTAATTGGAATAGGGTTTCCAAGGTACGCAACAAGAACAGTTGAAGCTTTGGCTTTTGCTAAAAGTAGAAATGCTAATGTTGTAGCAATTACAGATGGTTTATTATCTCCACTAGCTGCTAAAGCCGACTATACATTAATAGCTCAAAGTAATATGGCTTCATTTGTTGATTCTTTAGTAGCGCCACTCAGTGTAATAAACGCATTAATTATTGCTGTGGGATTAAGAGAAAAAGAAAAAATTTCAAGGACATTTTCTAATTTGGAGACCGTATGGGAAGAATATCAAGTTTATTCTTATAAAGATAAAGATTAG
- the gdhA gene encoding NADP-specific glutamate dehydrogenase, with amino-acid sequence MEVKEYIEQVLENVKKRNPNEPEFLQTVEEVLGSLGPVLEKHPEYIEANLLERFCEPERQMMFRVPWIDDAGVTQVNRGFRVQFNGCIGPFKGGLRFHPSVYIGIIKFLGFEQVLKNSLTGLPIGGGKGGSDFDPKGKSDAEIMRFCQSFMTELYRYIGPDVDVPAGDIGVGGREIGYLYGQYRRIKGTFQNGVITGKGLAYGGSLIRPQATGFGIAYFCEEMLKHEGLDFKGKTVATSGFGNVAWGVCTKVADLGGKVVTLSGPDGYIYDPNGITGEKIDYLVEMLRVNKGSRVKDYADKYDVEFHAGEKPWNVKVDIVIPCATQNDINIEHAKQIVANGIKFVCEGANMPCTNEAVDYFLEKGVNVGPSKAANAGGVATSALEMSQNSMRLSWTAEEVDEKLHEIMINIYKNCKDASEEFGFGYNLVSGANIAGFVKVAEAMHAQGNY; translated from the coding sequence ATGGAAGTAAAAGAATATATAGAGCAAGTATTAGAAAATGTTAAAAAGAGAAATCCTAATGAACCTGAATTTTTACAAACAGTTGAAGAAGTTTTAGGATCTTTAGGACCAGTTTTAGAAAAACATCCAGAGTATATTGAAGCAAACCTTTTAGAAAGATTCTGTGAACCTGAAAGACAAATGATGTTTAGGGTTCCATGGATAGATGATGCAGGCGTTACACAGGTTAACCGTGGTTTTAGAGTGCAATTTAATGGATGTATAGGACCATTTAAAGGCGGTTTAAGATTTCATCCTTCAGTTTATATTGGAATCATTAAATTTCTAGGATTTGAACAAGTGTTAAAGAATTCATTAACTGGACTTCCAATAGGTGGAGGTAAAGGTGGTTCTGATTTCGATCCAAAAGGGAAATCAGATGCTGAGATAATGCGATTCTGCCAAAGCTTTATGACTGAACTTTACAGATATATAGGGCCAGATGTTGACGTTCCAGCTGGAGACATTGGTGTTGGAGGACGAGAAATTGGCTATTTATATGGACAATACAGAAGGATTAAAGGAACTTTTCAAAATGGAGTTATTACAGGAAAAGGGTTAGCGTATGGCGGAAGTTTAATAAGACCACAAGCTACAGGTTTTGGGATAGCTTATTTCTGTGAAGAAATGCTTAAACATGAAGGGCTAGATTTTAAAGGTAAAACAGTAGCTACTTCGGGTTTCGGAAACGTTGCTTGGGGTGTTTGCACAAAAGTTGCTGATTTAGGTGGTAAAGTAGTTACACTTTCAGGTCCAGACGGATATATATACGATCCAAATGGAATAACAGGAGAGAAAATAGATTACTTAGTTGAAATGTTAAGGGTAAATAAAGGCTCGAGAGTTAAGGACTATGCTGACAAGTATGATGTTGAATTCCATGCTGGAGAAAAACCATGGAATGTAAAAGTTGATATAGTAATACCGTGTGCTACACAAAACGATATCAATATAGAGCATGCTAAACAAATAGTCGCAAATGGAATAAAATTTGTTTGTGAAGGTGCTAACATGCCATGTACTAACGAAGCAGTTGACTACTTCTTAGAAAAGGGCGTTAATGTAGGACCATCTAAGGCTGCAAATGCAGGCGGAGTTGCTACATCAGCACTTGAAATGAGTCAAAATAGCATGAGACTATCATGGACGGCTGAAGAAGTTGATGAAAAATTACATGAAATTATGATTAATATATACAAAAATTGTAAAGATGCTTCAGAAGAATTTGGATTTGGTTATAATCTAGTTTCAGGAGCTAACATCGCAGGATTTGTTAAAGTTGCAGAAGCAATGCACGCACAAGGAAATTATTAA